A genomic window from Periophthalmus magnuspinnatus isolate fPerMag1 chromosome 16, fPerMag1.2.pri, whole genome shotgun sequence includes:
- the mrpl17 gene encoding 39S ribosomal protein L17, mitochondrial, translated as MRLTLQMLISHGRVARRMGLGPESRINMLRNILTGLVRHERIETTLARADEVRFYAEKLIDYAKKGDTDEKAMKMASFWLTEKDLVPKLFKVLAPRFETQTNGYTRMARLPNRTNLDRAKMAVLEYKGNPFPPLYPVKKENELTLINQLLKGYREDMAQQLATKA; from the exons ATGCGCCTCACGTTGCAAATGTTGATATCTCATGGCCGGGTAGCCCGAAGAATGGGCTTGGGTCCTGAGTCCAGAATAAATATGCTGCGGAACATACTGACGGGACTAGTCCGACACGAGAGGATAGAGACCACCCTTGCCCGGGCAGACGAGGTCCGCTTCTATGCAGAGAAG CTTATCGACTACGCAAAGAAGGGAGACACTGATGAGAAGGCAATGAAGATGGCCAGTTTCTGGTTGACG GAAAAGGATCTGGTCCCAAAGCTTTTCAAGGTTCTCGCTCCACGGTTTGAAACTCAGACAAATGGCTACACACGGATGGCACGCTTACCCAACAGGACAAATTTGGACCGAGCAAAGATGGCTGTGCTCGAGTACAAAGGAAACCCCTTTCCACCGCTATATCCTGTTAAAAAGGAGAATGAACTGACTCTGATTAATCAGCTGCTCAAAGGATACAGAGAGGACATGGCACAGCAGTTAGCCACCAAGGCTTAA
- the LOC117383361 gene encoding trypsin-1-like, with the protein MRCLVFILLIGVAFAEDDKIVGGYECTPYSQAHQVSLNAGYHFCGGSLVSAEWVVSAAHCYKSRIEVRLGEHHINVNEGTEQFISSSRVIRHPNYNSYTIDNDIMLIKLSRAATLNSYVETVALPTSCAPAGTMCTVSGWGNTMSSTADRNKLQCLQIPILSDRDCDNSYPGMITDSMFCAGYLEGGKDSCQGDSGGPVVCNNELQGVVSWGYGCAERDHPGVYCKVCIFTDWLRDTMASN; encoded by the exons ATGAGGTGTCTGGTCTTCATTCTGCTCATCGGAGTGGCCT TTGCCGAGGACGACAAGATCGTCGGAGGGTATGAGTGCACACCTTACTCTCAGGCCCACCAGGTGTCTCTGAACGCTGGGTACCACTTCTGTGGTGGCTCTCTGGTCAGTGCGGAGTGGGTTGTGTCTGCTGCCCACTGCTACAAGTC TCGTATTGAGGTGCGTCTGGGAGAGCACCACATCAATGTGAACGAGGGAACTGAGCAGTTCATTAGCTCCTCCCGCGTCATCCGCCACCCCAACTACAACTCCTACACCATTGACAATGACATCATGTTGATCAAGCTGAGCAGGGCCGCCACCCTCAACAGCTACGTGGAGACCGTTGCTCTGCCCACCAGCTGTGCCCCCGCTGGCACCATGTGCACTGTCTCTGGATGGGGCAACACCATGAGCTCCA CCGCTGACAGGAACAAGCTGCAGTGCCTGCAGATCCCCATCCTGTCTGATAGAGACTGCGACAACTCCTACCCCGGCATGATCACTGACTCCATGTTCTGTGCTGGATACCTGGAGGGAGGCAAAGActcctgccag GGTGACTCTGGTGGCCCTGTGGTGTGCAACAATGAGCTGCAGGGAGTGGTGTCCTGGGGCTATGGCTGTGCTGAAAGAGACCACCCTGGAGTCTATTGCAAG gTCTGCATCTTCACCGACTGGCTGAGGGATACCATGGCGAGCAATTAA